Proteins from a single region of Chryseobacterium sp. W4I1:
- a CDS encoding M1 family metallopeptidase, translated as MNYKLPSLVAAAAIFLFSGSALAQESPKYSYVEAFKPFFYPQTGTETRSASGQPGHAYWQNSADYDLNISLNDAKNEITGTADITYTNNSPDQMGFLWLQLDQNLFAKDSRGNAVVPASGSRNGAHGEELDGGYKIKSVKFDGKDVKYTITDTRMQIDLPKELKAKGGVAKIKIEYSFVSPEYGSDRMGVQNTKNGKIFTIAQWYPRMCVYDDVMGWNTLPYVGASEFYLEYGHINANITVPANHYVVASGELLNYKEVYSKEENNRWEQARNSDKTVMIRPESEIGKNQASGTKTWKFKIDQARDFAWASSPAFILDAAKINLPSGKKSVAISAYPSESAGEKAWGRSTEYTKAAIEHYSQKWYEYTYPAATNVAGNEGGMEYPGIVFCHMNSAGEDLWGVTDHEFGHNWFPMIVGSNERLFAWMDEGFNTFINELSTQAFNNGEYYTKKSIAKTGSFMMSDNIEPIMVGPDNMKERSIGVLAYFKPGMGLQILRETILGPEKFDKAFRTYIDRWAFKHPTPWDFFHTMENVSGEELNWFWRGWFMNKWKIDQSVKDVKYVNDDFKNGAQITVENLGQLPMPTTVQVKFKDGTKQIVKIPVEVWKRNTEWLFKLNSNKEISEVMLDPDGMIPDVNSANNIWPSAQTKPVDKINTKDFAGTYSTKSAPIKLVFADKNGQLYAKAGNQQEFPLQYAGDSQFTFEEAAITLVFSKDKKTVVFKQGGREYEFNKE; from the coding sequence ATGAATTATAAACTTCCAAGCCTTGTTGCAGCAGCGGCAATCTTCCTGTTTTCAGGGTCTGCATTAGCCCAGGAAAGCCCAAAATACAGTTATGTAGAGGCGTTCAAACCTTTTTTCTATCCTCAAACGGGGACAGAAACACGTTCTGCAAGCGGACAGCCGGGACATGCTTACTGGCAGAATTCAGCAGATTATGATCTTAATATTAGCCTAAATGATGCTAAAAATGAAATAACCGGTACGGCCGATATTACCTATACTAATAACAGTCCTGACCAGATGGGTTTCCTGTGGCTGCAGCTTGACCAGAATTTATTTGCGAAAGATTCCCGTGGCAATGCAGTAGTTCCGGCATCAGGAAGTAGAAATGGTGCTCACGGTGAAGAACTGGACGGTGGCTATAAAATTAAATCTGTAAAGTTTGATGGTAAAGATGTAAAATATACCATTACGGATACAAGAATGCAAATTGACCTTCCAAAAGAGCTGAAGGCAAAAGGTGGCGTAGCGAAAATTAAAATTGAATATTCATTTGTTTCTCCGGAATACGGATCTGACAGAATGGGGGTTCAGAATACGAAAAACGGGAAAATATTTACCATTGCCCAATGGTACCCAAGAATGTGTGTCTACGATGATGTAATGGGCTGGAATACCCTTCCTTATGTGGGGGCTTCAGAATTTTATCTGGAATATGGTCATATCAATGCTAATATTACTGTGCCGGCTAACCATTATGTAGTTGCTTCGGGAGAACTTCTGAATTATAAAGAAGTATATAGCAAAGAAGAAAATAACCGTTGGGAGCAGGCAAGGAACAGTGATAAGACCGTTATGATCCGTCCGGAATCTGAAATTGGGAAGAACCAGGCTTCAGGAACCAAAACCTGGAAATTTAAAATAGATCAGGCGCGTGATTTTGCGTGGGCTTCATCGCCGGCATTTATTCTGGATGCTGCAAAAATAAATCTTCCAAGCGGTAAAAAATCTGTAGCTATATCAGCTTACCCTTCAGAAAGTGCAGGTGAAAAAGCCTGGGGAAGGTCTACAGAATATACAAAGGCAGCTATTGAGCATTATTCTCAGAAATGGTATGAATATACCTATCCGGCTGCAACCAATGTAGCAGGAAATGAAGGCGGAATGGAATATCCGGGAATCGTATTCTGTCATATGAATTCTGCAGGGGAAGATCTTTGGGGCGTTACCGATCATGAATTCGGGCACAACTGGTTCCCGATGATCGTAGGTTCCAATGAAAGACTGTTTGCATGGATGGATGAAGGCTTCAATACTTTTATCAATGAGCTGTCTACACAGGCCTTTAACAACGGAGAATATTATACAAAGAAAAGTATTGCCAAGACCGGAAGTTTTATGATGAGTGACAATATTGAACCCATCATGGTAGGACCGGATAATATGAAAGAAAGAAGCATTGGGGTGCTGGCTTACTTTAAACCGGGAATGGGGCTGCAGATTTTGAGAGAAACTATTCTTGGTCCTGAAAAATTTGACAAAGCTTTTAGAACCTATATCGACCGATGGGCTTTCAAGCATCCTACACCTTGGGATTTCTTCCACACCATGGAAAATGTGTCCGGTGAAGAGCTGAACTGGTTCTGGAGAGGCTGGTTCATGAACAAATGGAAGATTGATCAATCTGTTAAAGATGTAAAATACGTAAATGACGATTTTAAAAACGGAGCTCAGATCACTGTTGAAAATCTTGGTCAGCTGCCAATGCCTACAACTGTTCAGGTGAAATTTAAAGACGGTACAAAACAGATTGTGAAAATCCCTGTTGAGGTTTGGAAACGAAACACAGAATGGCTGTTCAAATTAAATTCAAATAAAGAGATCAGTGAAGTAATGCTGGATCCGGATGGGATGATTCCGGATGTTAATTCGGCGAATAATATTTGGCCTTCAGCACAGACGAAGCCAGTCGATAAGATTAATACAAAAGATTTTGCAGGAACCTATTCTACTAAGAGTGCTCCTATCAAACTGGTTTTTGCAGATAAAAACGGACAGCTTTACGCTAAGGCTGGAAATCAGCAGGAATTTCCTCTGCAATACGCAGGTGACAGTCAGTTTACTTTTGAAGAAGCTGCTATAACGCTTGTATTCAGTAAAGATAAAAAGACTGTTGTTTTTAAACAAGGTGGGAGAGAGTATGAATTCAATAAAGAATAA
- a CDS encoding endonuclease/exonuclease/phosphatase family protein: protein MNFRFSMVSLMLFALGFSQDLKVMSFNIRLNVASDKENAWTERKQDVADLLNYYHPDYLGVQEALPEQMKDIKAGLKNYDYVGVGRDDGKEKGEFSAIFYDTERLQVVKSGTFWLSETPEKPSRGWDAALNRICTYAIFKDKKSKKEFLALNLHFDHIGNIARVKSSELILKKIKEINPKNLPVTLSGDFNLTDDSEPIKILSQNLDDSFYHSETKPYGPKGTFTGFNVNEIPKDRIDYIFVKGFKIKSQRHINDRRDNLLYPSDHFPVLAELSF from the coding sequence ATGAATTTCAGATTTTCAATGGTATCCTTAATGCTTTTTGCATTGGGATTTTCGCAGGATCTTAAAGTGATGAGCTTCAATATCAGGCTGAACGTAGCATCAGATAAAGAAAATGCCTGGACAGAAAGAAAACAGGATGTTGCAGATCTTTTAAATTATTATCATCCCGATTATTTAGGAGTTCAGGAAGCACTTCCGGAGCAGATGAAAGATATCAAGGCCGGGCTTAAAAATTATGATTACGTAGGAGTGGGAAGAGATGATGGGAAAGAAAAAGGAGAGTTTTCTGCTATTTTTTATGATACGGAAAGACTTCAGGTGGTAAAGTCCGGGACGTTCTGGCTTTCCGAGACACCCGAAAAACCATCCCGGGGATGGGATGCAGCGCTTAACAGGATCTGTACCTATGCCATTTTTAAAGACAAAAAATCAAAAAAAGAATTCTTAGCCCTGAATCTTCATTTTGATCATATCGGAAATATAGCGAGAGTAAAATCTTCCGAGCTTATTCTGAAAAAGATCAAAGAAATCAATCCTAAAAACTTACCTGTAACGCTGAGTGGCGACTTTAATTTAACGGATGACTCTGAGCCTATAAAAATTCTTTCACAGAATCTGGATGACAGCTTTTATCATTCCGAAACAAAACCTTACGGTCCAAAAGGAACATTTACAGGTTTCAACGTCAATGAAATTCCTAAAGACAGAATCGATTATATTTTTGTAAAAGGTTTTAAAATAAAATCCCAGAGACATATCAATGACAGAAGAGACAATCTGCTGTATCCATCGGATCATTTCCCGGTTTTAGCAGAGCTTTCTTTTTAA
- a CDS encoding sensor histidine kinase KdpD, protein MILKSKNLIAVFAALFMLLLGIQAYFMYKTYQVKEREIYRDVHSKLTRFTDDLEDKRELKKVSDDSLQYIFIRYNSREISKKKFLDLFEQSRKKTQDQFSNYVDYKFKKEGYQVAVRVQYLSIIFLPTKTQLIDKPITLFETRNKVVKAGISNTGNWETTSQSTSDNDHKIIKNNSFHVKSQTDFEILNIKSIVFKELTLLFLCCIAILACVLILYIFTVKNLIQQQKQVEVLHTVVDNISHEFKTPIATLKIASKTLAKGWNPETLPLIDRQITRLENLMLQLHKDEMDVEPLGTKPEDWIFFIQDLTFTYPKVQFELCNETTRKLPFDKNLMETVIKNLCENSVKYGASTVKTSIVQHQQNTEIEVSDNGYGIEKKELKNIFEKFYRVQSNNIHNTKGLGLGLYFVRKIVTKYHGNIDVSSRPKAGTTFKISIPYEN, encoded by the coding sequence ATGATCTTGAAAAGTAAAAATCTTATTGCAGTCTTTGCCGCTTTATTCATGCTTCTTTTGGGGATTCAGGCTTATTTTATGTATAAGACCTATCAGGTAAAAGAGCGTGAAATTTATAGAGACGTACACAGTAAGCTTACAAGATTTACGGATGACCTTGAAGATAAAAGAGAACTAAAAAAGGTATCCGATGACTCATTGCAGTATATTTTTATACGATATAATAGCAGGGAGATCAGCAAAAAAAAGTTTCTCGATCTTTTTGAACAAAGCAGGAAAAAAACTCAGGATCAATTCAGTAATTACGTTGATTATAAATTTAAAAAAGAGGGATATCAGGTTGCAGTAAGGGTTCAATATTTATCCATTATATTTCTTCCTACTAAAACACAGCTTATCGATAAACCTATTACCCTTTTTGAAACAAGAAATAAAGTCGTAAAAGCAGGCATTTCAAATACTGGGAATTGGGAAACCACGTCACAATCTACCTCAGATAATGACCATAAAATCATAAAAAATAATAGTTTTCATGTCAAAAGTCAAACTGATTTTGAAATATTAAATATTAAAAGTATCGTATTTAAAGAACTCACGTTGCTCTTTTTGTGTTGTATTGCAATACTTGCCTGTGTTTTGATACTGTATATTTTTACGGTGAAAAATTTGATCCAACAGCAAAAACAAGTGGAAGTTCTACATACAGTTGTAGACAATATCTCGCATGAGTTCAAGACTCCAATTGCTACTCTGAAAATTGCTTCAAAAACGCTCGCCAAAGGATGGAACCCGGAAACCTTACCTTTGATCGACCGCCAGATTACCCGTCTGGAAAATCTTATGCTACAGCTCCATAAAGATGAAATGGACGTAGAACCATTGGGAACTAAGCCTGAAGATTGGATTTTTTTTATTCAGGATCTTACTTTCACTTATCCTAAAGTACAATTTGAGCTCTGCAATGAGACCACCAGGAAACTTCCTTTTGATAAAAATCTTATGGAAACAGTTATTAAAAATCTTTGTGAGAACAGCGTAAAATATGGAGCTTCTACTGTAAAGACCAGCATTGTTCAGCATCAGCAAAATACAGAGATTGAAGTTTCTGATAATGGTTATGGCATAGAGAAAAAAGAGCTTAAGAATATCTTTGAAAAATTTTACAGGGTTCAGTCCAATAATATTCATAATACCAAAGGCTTAGGTCTCGGACTTTATTTTGTTAGAAAGATCGTCACGAAATATCATGGCAACATAGATGTTTCCAGCCGTCCCAAAGCAGGTACCACCTTTAAAATATCTATCCCTTATGAAAACTAA
- a CDS encoding carboxypeptidase-like regulatory domain-containing protein encodes MYKFLIFLFFPILMFSQQQKIDGTVVNMQNEKLPLVSIEVYNSQNALIKKIMTNEEGAFTLEGISEKEVKLVVKDLEYAQFEKKLDLDKQDKILQIVLKKDIKEIQEVVMTKQKPVVKRKIDRLEFNVENSNISSLNAWEILKKTPGVTSGNDVLAIKGSQSILVTINDKKVMLTGDELKNLLENTQGDEIKSVEVITNPPAKYEASGSAVLNIVMKKNKIEGYRGIISSKYVQSQYAKGVAGISQYYKKDKLSLMASYYLGSGTYYREGTDHVNYIEDQTEWVSIMNRKDRNKSQNSLNFNMEYEIDSLTNVSLNYSGFFSPKSFGTYSVPTLIYNSQNVVESDYFTINDHQSRSINNSLSFLVDRKLSKKK; translated from the coding sequence ATGTATAAATTTCTGATTTTTCTATTCTTCCCAATTTTGATGTTCTCGCAACAGCAAAAAATTGACGGAACGGTAGTTAATATGCAGAATGAAAAACTTCCATTAGTCTCTATTGAGGTTTATAATTCACAAAATGCCCTAATAAAAAAGATCATGACCAATGAGGAAGGAGCCTTCACATTGGAAGGTATTTCAGAAAAGGAGGTGAAATTAGTGGTCAAAGATCTGGAATATGCCCAATTTGAAAAAAAGCTGGACCTTGATAAGCAAGACAAGATCTTGCAAATTGTTTTGAAAAAAGATATCAAAGAGATTCAGGAAGTGGTCATGACAAAACAAAAACCGGTGGTTAAAAGAAAAATAGACAGGCTGGAATTCAATGTGGAAAACAGTAATATTTCTTCGCTCAATGCCTGGGAAATTCTCAAAAAAACACCTGGAGTTACATCAGGTAATGATGTGCTGGCAATTAAAGGAAGCCAAAGTATCTTGGTTACCATTAATGATAAAAAAGTAATGCTGACAGGTGATGAGCTGAAAAACTTACTGGAGAATACCCAGGGTGATGAGATAAAGTCTGTGGAAGTCATTACCAATCCCCCTGCAAAATATGAAGCTTCAGGAAGTGCTGTTTTGAATATTGTCATGAAGAAAAATAAAATAGAAGGCTATCGTGGCATTATTTCTTCCAAATATGTACAAAGCCAATATGCAAAAGGAGTGGCGGGAATTTCTCAATATTATAAAAAAGATAAACTTTCTCTCATGGCAAGCTATTATCTTGGAAGTGGAACCTACTATAGGGAAGGTACCGATCACGTAAATTATATAGAAGATCAAACAGAGTGGGTCAGTATAATGAATAGAAAAGACCGTAATAAAAGTCAGAATAGCCTGAATTTTAATATGGAATATGAAATTGACAGCCTGACAAATGTAAGTCTTAATTATTCAGGTTTTTTTAGTCCGAAATCTTTTGGTACCTATAGCGTTCCGACATTGATTTATAATAGTCAAAATGTTGTAGAATCTGATTATTTCACTATCAATGATCATCAGTCGAGGTCTATCAACAATTCGTTGAGCTTTCTGGTGGATAGAAAATTAAGTAAAAAAAAGTAA
- a CDS encoding outer membrane beta-barrel family protein — protein MSWTNYFAGNNARKYQNVITYLNFANQAPGDNNFITHDQSNVQLYSTQADYQWKNDQWEIESGAKYSLVKTNSQLDFSDNENGQLQYRADKSNAFDYKEHNFGLYSSLSYNPGKWNFKAGLRAEKTDLEGIVSEPYEVNKNKYWKLFPTLYAQYTTGNNHQFGLSYGKRISRPSYSWLNPAKSYYNLFSYFQGDPKLKATIIHNLNFTYTWKEWNLDFYYRKEIYPSMEISFQEPSTNNLIYHFTNIEKGQAYGFSLYKNFQIKPWWSLSLSENVEHNENYFIGVDDLLYKNKIWNLSSDISTSFTLDKNSDWKLEIGHRYNSPSIQGTFRISGSSTAYLVMNKKFFNKKLDGSLFFNDIFKTSKEKISTKYANQDNYFLDYRDTQSISVSLKFNFGNQSVKNARTIKKAEEQDRL, from the coding sequence CTGTCATGGACGAATTATTTCGCCGGAAATAATGCCCGGAAATATCAGAATGTAATTACCTATCTTAATTTTGCCAACCAGGCTCCGGGAGACAATAACTTTATAACCCATGACCAAAGTAATGTTCAGCTGTATTCTACACAGGCAGATTATCAGTGGAAAAATGATCAATGGGAAATTGAATCCGGGGCAAAATACAGTCTTGTAAAAACCAATAGCCAGCTGGATTTTTCTGATAATGAAAATGGGCAACTGCAATACAGAGCTGATAAAAGCAATGCTTTTGATTACAAGGAACATAATTTCGGATTGTATTCTTCCCTGTCTTATAATCCCGGTAAATGGAATTTTAAAGCCGGATTACGAGCAGAAAAAACAGATCTTGAAGGAATTGTTTCCGAACCTTATGAAGTGAACAAGAATAAATATTGGAAATTATTTCCTACCCTGTATGCACAGTATACCACAGGAAATAACCATCAATTTGGATTGTCTTACGGAAAGCGTATAAGCAGACCCTCTTATTCATGGCTGAATCCTGCAAAGTCTTACTATAACCTGTTTTCTTATTTTCAGGGAGATCCAAAACTGAAGGCGACTATTATTCATAATCTTAATTTTACCTACACCTGGAAAGAATGGAATCTTGATTTTTATTACAGAAAGGAGATTTATCCCTCAATGGAAATTTCTTTTCAGGAACCCAGCACCAACAATCTGATTTATCATTTCACGAATATTGAAAAAGGCCAGGCTTATGGATTCAGTTTATATAAAAACTTTCAGATCAAGCCCTGGTGGAGTTTAAGCCTTTCTGAAAATGTTGAACATAATGAAAATTATTTTATTGGAGTTGATGATTTGCTCTATAAAAATAAAATATGGAATTTGTCTTCAGATATTTCTACAAGCTTTACATTGGACAAAAACAGTGACTGGAAGCTTGAAATTGGTCATCGGTACAATTCGCCATCTATACAGGGAACTTTCAGGATTTCCGGTTCGTCAACAGCTTATCTGGTGATGAATAAGAAGTTCTTTAATAAAAAGCTGGATGGAAGCCTTTTCTTTAATGATATTTTTAAAACATCGAAGGAAAAAATTAGTACAAAATATGCCAATCAGGATAATTATTTTCTGGATTACCGTGATACCCAAAGTATTTCAGTTTCGTTGAAATTTAATTTCGGAAATCAGTCTGTGAAAAATGCCAGGACGATTAAGAAAGCAGAAGAGCAGGATAGGTTATAA
- a CDS encoding M1 family metallopeptidase, with protein MKRFLYVLVAAVSIQQISAQELYMPRNIKKAHEKGTRETSGAPGKNYWQNKGIYNVEVKVDAGTKVVSGKETILYSNNSPDQLQELAIRFVNNLHKPQSPRSGSVSKDFLSSGLHIKSFAVNGEKYAVNSDDWGTVEKVKLNKALKSGAKAEVKIEWEYPLSVQSGREGQIDPQTFYVAYSFPRISVYDDYNGWDMLPHSDRQEFYNDFNDYNFAITAPKNFVVWATGDFLNPDAVLQPEYLKRYKASLKSDKLIHIASEQEMSSGKVTKQNKWNVWKFKASHITDFCFALSSHYVWDAASVQLKTKRASVQAGYRAGAKDFEHYVEWMRYNLDWFSKNWPGVEYPYNVMTAIQGYADMEYPMMINDTSIPDDLRDARLTADHEIAHTYFPFYMGINETRYAFMDEGWATTLEYLIGIDENGEAAAKEFYKNFRVKKWIKDPSAEQDQPIITMSTQVSGAGYGNNSYVKASLSYLALKDYLGDELFKKALRHYMDNWNGKHPVPWDYFNSMNTGSGKNLDWFFQNWFYTNNYIDLKVTGASQLNDLLTINVDNVGGFAIPFDAVLNYEDGSVEKLHFSPALWEKNQKQADLAIPIKKKVKSVELDGDIFMDYTPENNKKTL; from the coding sequence ATGAAACGATTTCTTTACGTCCTGGTAGCAGCTGTTTCCATCCAACAGATTTCTGCACAGGAACTGTATATGCCAAGAAATATAAAAAAAGCGCATGAAAAGGGAACCCGGGAAACTTCCGGAGCGCCGGGAAAGAATTATTGGCAGAATAAAGGAATATATAATGTAGAAGTAAAGGTGGATGCCGGAACCAAAGTAGTTTCAGGAAAAGAAACGATCCTGTACAGTAATAATAGTCCGGATCAGCTTCAGGAGCTGGCGATAAGATTTGTGAACAACCTTCATAAGCCGCAATCTCCAAGATCAGGATCTGTATCAAAGGATTTCCTGTCTTCAGGTCTTCATATTAAATCTTTTGCTGTAAACGGCGAAAAATATGCAGTAAACAGTGATGACTGGGGAACAGTAGAAAAAGTAAAATTAAATAAAGCACTTAAATCCGGAGCTAAAGCTGAGGTGAAAATAGAATGGGAATACCCGCTTTCCGTACAAAGTGGGAGAGAAGGGCAGATAGATCCTCAAACCTTCTATGTAGCTTATTCTTTTCCAAGAATTTCAGTTTATGATGATTATAATGGCTGGGATATGCTTCCTCATTCCGACAGACAGGAGTTTTATAATGACTTTAATGATTATAATTTTGCTATTACTGCACCGAAGAATTTCGTAGTCTGGGCTACCGGGGATTTCCTGAATCCTGATGCCGTGCTTCAGCCTGAATATTTAAAAAGATATAAAGCTTCTCTTAAAAGTGATAAGCTGATTCATATTGCTTCCGAACAGGAAATGAGTTCTGGAAAAGTAACGAAACAGAACAAATGGAATGTCTGGAAATTTAAAGCCAGTCATATTACAGACTTCTGTTTTGCATTAAGCAGCCATTATGTCTGGGATGCGGCAAGCGTTCAGTTAAAAACCAAAAGAGCCAGCGTTCAGGCCGGATACAGGGCAGGTGCAAAAGATTTTGAACATTATGTAGAATGGATGCGCTATAATCTGGATTGGTTCTCAAAGAACTGGCCCGGAGTAGAATATCCTTATAATGTAATGACCGCGATTCAGGGGTATGCCGATATGGAATACCCAATGATGATTAATGATACCAGTATTCCAGATGATCTTCGGGATGCAAGGCTTACTGCAGATCACGAGATTGCCCATACTTATTTCCCTTTTTACATGGGAATTAATGAAACCCGTTATGCATTTATGGATGAAGGCTGGGCTACTACATTGGAATACCTGATCGGTATTGATGAAAACGGTGAAGCTGCCGCTAAAGAATTTTATAAAAACTTCCGTGTCAAAAAATGGATCAAAGACCCCTCTGCCGAACAAGATCAGCCCATTATTACCATGAGTACACAGGTAAGCGGAGCCGGATACGGAAACAATTCTTATGTAAAAGCTTCCCTGTCATACCTTGCTTTGAAAGATTATCTTGGAGATGAACTATTCAAAAAAGCACTTCGTCATTATATGGATAACTGGAACGGGAAGCATCCTGTGCCATGGGATTATTTTAATTCTATGAATACAGGATCCGGGAAAAATCTGGATTGGTTCTTTCAAAACTGGTTTTATACCAATAATTATATAGATTTAAAAGTTACCGGTGCTTCACAGCTTAATGACCTTCTTACGATCAATGTTGATAATGTAGGTGGATTTGCCATTCCTTTTGATGCTGTTTTAAATTATGAAGACGGATCTGTTGAGAAGCTTCATTTCTCACCTGCGCTGTGGGAAAAAAATCAGAAGCAGGCGGACCTCGCTATTCCTATTAAAAAGAAAGTAAAATCTGTAGAGTTGGATGGCGATATTTTTATGGATTATACCCCTGAAAACAATAAGAAAACTTTATAA
- a CDS encoding zinc metalloprotease, giving the protein MKKLLFGAIVLSFMSACNSDNMTNQSENPAKEDVSSGDMFKRGCASEEVRQEALKNDAQLRQKFVTLEANTEKFANELKLGKVLADGTVEIPVVVNVLYKTAAENVSDARIAEQIDVLNADYGGTNTDASKIPAEFQPVGAGDTKVKFRLVNTIRKATTKTGWATNDDMKKASKGGIDATSPANYLNIWVVSKMTSQGRTILGYATFPESSGLWNDGVAIAAPYFGKTGAASPFNLGRTATHEVGHYLNLRHIWGDASCGNDQVADTPTQTSENYGKPTYPLYNTCSGVQRSVMFMNYMDYVDDAAMFMFSAGQKARVQSVVASTGARSGLRLY; this is encoded by the coding sequence ATGAAAAAATTATTATTCGGAGCAATTGTATTAAGCTTCATGTCGGCCTGTAACAGCGACAATATGACCAACCAAAGTGAAAACCCAGCGAAGGAAGATGTCTCTTCAGGTGATATGTTTAAAAGGGGTTGTGCCTCTGAAGAGGTAAGGCAGGAAGCATTAAAAAACGATGCCCAGCTTAGACAGAAATTTGTAACGCTTGAAGCCAATACAGAAAAATTCGCCAATGAATTAAAACTTGGAAAAGTTCTTGCAGACGGCACTGTAGAAATTCCGGTTGTGGTCAATGTATTATATAAAACTGCTGCAGAAAATGTATCTGACGCAAGAATCGCTGAGCAAATTGATGTTCTGAATGCTGATTATGGAGGAACAAACACTGATGCAAGCAAAATCCCTGCTGAATTCCAGCCTGTAGGCGCTGGTGATACGAAGGTAAAATTCAGGTTAGTAAATACCATAAGAAAAGCAACAACTAAAACAGGCTGGGCAACCAATGATGATATGAAGAAAGCATCCAAAGGAGGAATTGATGCTACAAGCCCGGCAAATTATTTAAACATCTGGGTGGTAAGTAAAATGACAAGCCAGGGAAGAACTATTCTTGGATACGCTACATTTCCTGAATCTTCAGGATTATGGAATGACGGTGTTGCTATAGCCGCTCCATACTTTGGAAAAACCGGCGCCGCTTCACCATTTAATTTAGGAAGAACCGCAACACACGAAGTAGGGCATTATTTAAATCTTAGACATATCTGGGGAGATGCAAGCTGTGGTAATGACCAGGTTGCAGATACTCCTACACAGACTTCTGAAAATTATGGAAAACCAACGTATCCATTATACAACACATGTAGTGGTGTTCAAAGATCTGTAATGTTCATGAACTATATGGATTATGTAGATGATGCTGCGATGTTTATGTTCTCAGCAGGACAGAAAGCAAGAGTTCAGTCGGTAGTTGCTTCTACAGGAGCAAGATCCGGATTAAGACTTTACTAA
- a CDS encoding zinc metalloprotease, producing the protein MKKVLFGAVILFLASCNNDVNSVNEPAEAESQNVQVASKRACPSDEIREEALKNDPALRARFNANQLQSDNYSRDISMGKVLADGTVEIPVVFNVIYNTSAQNISDARIAEQIAVLNADYGATNSDVSNTPAAFQPYTAGDVKIRFKLVATNRKQNSKTGWKSNLNEMKKASTGGIDATDATKNMNIWVVNSILDANGQAGTLGYAYYPESAGLWYDGLAIGYQYIGKTGASAPFNLGRTVTHEVGHYLNLPHLWGSTDTGCQTDYSNDTPTSPGPNYGVPSYPLNRTCGGVSRSQMFMNYMDYVDDKAMVMFSANQKTRMQAVVAASGPRAGLR; encoded by the coding sequence ATGAAAAAAGTTCTTTTTGGAGCCGTTATTTTATTTCTGGCCTCCTGTAATAACGACGTCAACTCTGTAAATGAGCCTGCAGAAGCTGAATCTCAAAATGTGCAGGTGGCAAGTAAAAGAGCCTGTCCATCTGATGAAATCAGAGAAGAAGCTCTTAAAAATGATCCGGCATTAAGAGCCAGATTTAATGCCAACCAATTGCAGTCCGACAATTACTCCAGAGATATCTCAATGGGTAAAGTACTTGCAGACGGAACAGTTGAAATTCCGGTTGTTTTTAATGTGATCTATAACACTTCTGCTCAAAATATTTCTGATGCCAGAATTGCAGAACAAATCGCTGTTCTGAATGCAGATTATGGTGCTACAAATTCTGATGTTTCCAATACTCCGGCAGCATTTCAGCCTTATACTGCTGGTGATGTGAAAATCCGTTTCAAACTGGTTGCTACCAACCGTAAGCAAAATTCAAAAACAGGCTGGAAATCTAACCTTAACGAAATGAAGAAAGCCAGCACAGGAGGCATTGATGCTACTGATGCCACTAAGAACATGAACATCTGGGTAGTAAATTCTATTCTTGATGCGAATGGACAAGCTGGGACATTAGGATATGCCTACTATCCTGAATCTGCAGGACTTTGGTATGACGGTCTTGCAATAGGCTATCAGTATATTGGAAAAACAGGTGCTTCTGCTCCATTTAATTTAGGAAGAACTGTTACTCATGAAGTAGGTCATTACCTGAACTTACCTCACCTTTGGGGATCTACAGACACTGGATGTCAGACTGATTATTCTAATGACACTCCAACTTCTCCCGGTCCTAACTATGGTGTTCCATCATATCCATTAAACAGAACTTGCGGCGGAGTAAGTCGTTCTCAAATGTTTATGAATTATATGGATTATGTAGATGACAAAGCAATGGTAATGTTCTCTGCCAATCAAAAGACAAGAATGCAGGCTGTAGTAGCTGCTTCCGGTCCAAGAGCAGGATTAAGATAA